In the genome of Cheilinus undulatus linkage group 6, ASM1832078v1, whole genome shotgun sequence, one region contains:
- the LOC121511272 gene encoding ankyrin repeat domain-containing protein 1-like — protein MGLHSVEELVSGKRSEGKEADNFQGGVYEAAVNQEKQDGCRSHDELVGRGLSEESDSGSEQDEVSVAALNMDKSGRLKLETVDDLFNILQLRKRRRERKVPHKKQQQPEPETVPEYVDEQLFVTAAMENKLSVVEKYLTDGGNPNAADHFQRTALHKASFKGHVDIMKRLLEAGAALEKKDKLEATAVHWACRGGSLPALQLLLDQGAKITNRDKLHSTPLHVAVRTGHCECAEHLIHCGADVNAKDRDGDTPMHDAVRINRFKMIKLLMMYGASLNTKNCDGKTPMETLYSWQNGAKSLLCNFSQEKPNQ, from the exons ATGGGACTGCACAGTGTTGAGGAACTG GTGTCCGGTAAGAGGTCAGAGGGCAAAGAGGCCGACAACTTCCAAGGGGGCGTGTACGAGGCAGCTGTCAATCAAGAGAAGCAGGATGGCTGCAGGTCCCATGATGAGCTGGTGGGCAGGGGTCTGTCAGAGGAGAGCGACAGCGGCAGTGAACAGGATGAAGTCAGCGTGGCAGCGCTCAAT ATGGATAAAAGCGGCAGGCTGAAGTTGGAGACAGTAGATGACCTGTTCAACATCCTGCAGCtgaggaagagaaggagagagaggaaggttCCTCACAAGAAACAACAACAGCCAGAGCCAGAGACTGTG CCAGAGTATGTGGATGAGCAGCTTTTTGTGACAGCAGCCATGGAGAACAAACTGTCAGTAGTGGAAAAGTACCTGACAGATGGAGGGAACCCAAATGCAGCAGACCAT TTTCAGAGAACTGCTTTGCACAAAGCCTCGTTCAAAGGACATGTGGATATTATGAAAAGACTCCTGGAGGCTGGAGCTGCCCTTGAGAAAAAAGATAAG CTGGAGGCCACAGCAGTGCACTGGGCCTGCAGAGGAGGCAGCCTGCCCGCCCTGCAGCTCCTCCTCGACCAGGGAGCCAAAATCACCAACAGAGACAAG CTGCACAGCACTCCTCTCCATGTGGCTGTGAGGACGGGTCACTGTGAGTGTGCTGAACATCTCATCCACTGTGGCGCTGATGTCAATGCCAAAGACAGA GACGGAGACACGCCCATGCATGATGCTGTGAGAATCAACAGATTCAAGATGATCAAACTGCTGATGATGTATGGAGCAAGCCTCAACACCAAGAACTGT GATGGAAAAACACCGATGGAGACTCTGTATTCATGGCAGAACGGAGCAAAGAGCCTGCTGTGCAACTTCAGCCAGGAGAAACCAAACCAGTAG